ACGTGATCGACAAGGCGTTGGATAAAGCGTCGGGCGCCGGCGGCGAGGACTTCTCTACCGCCCGCTACGAAGGCTTTGGCCCGGGCAACGCCATGGTGATCGTCGAGTGTCTGACCGACAACCCGAACCGCACCTTTGGCGACGTGCGCGGCTGCTTTACCAAGACCAAAAGCAAGATCGGCACGCCCGGAAGCGTGAGCCACATGTTCGACCACTGCGCGATCTTCTCCTTCAAGGGGCAAGACGAGGAAGCGGTGCTCGAGGCGCTGATGGAAGCCGATGTCGACGTCACCGACATCGAGCAGGAAGAGGAGCGCATCACCGTTTTCGCGCCGCACACCGATTACGCCAAGGCCAAGCAGGCGCTGATCGACGCCTTTGGCGAGCTCGATTTCGAAGCCGACGAAATCCAGTTCTTGCCCCAGACCACCACGCCGGTGGAAGGCGACGACGCGGTGATGTTCGAGAAATTCTTCGACATGCTCAACGACCTGGACGACGTGCAAAACGTCTTTCACAGCGCCGAGCTGCCCGAGCAGGAAAGCTAAGCCCGCGCTAGCCGCGCGGTTTGCTCGGCCCCGAGGTCACCTCACCGGCATCGAGCGCGGTGTCCGGCGGCAGATGCGCGGTTTTGATCCCGGCCTGACTGAGCACCTGTTTGGCGCGCACGGTCAGGTCGGTAATGAACAAAAATTGCTGGCGCGGGTCGACCGGGTAGGCGCGAATGCGATAGTGCGTGCCCCAGGGCTTCTCCTCGGCAACGACGATGATTGGCGCATCGAACCTTAAATACGCGCTGGTCAGCGCCACGTCCTTGAGCGCCTGGCGCACCCAGCCCGCAGCGTCATCGACGCAAAGATAGAAGCTCGTCACGCACTGTAGCGACGGCCCACCGTTGTTGGCGTTATAGACCGGCGTATCCCACAGCTTCAGGTGCGGCATGGCGACCAGGTCGTCGTCCGGGGTCTGGATGTGCACGGTGCGCATGCCCACGTGCTTCACCTCACCATAGGCATCCTCGATCTGCACCCAGTCTCCGGGGCGGTAGGGAAGCTCTACCGCCGACACCACCCCCGCAATCAGGCTGCTCACGTAGTCCTTCAGCGCGAAGCCGACCGCCAGCCCCAGCGCGCCGAATAGCGTCACCATGTTGCGAAGCGATGGGTCGATGATCATGGGCACGATCAACACGATCGCCGCAATCAGAATCAGAAGCCTGGTCAGCGGCACCAGCGCGAACACGCGAAAGCGAAGCTGGCCGTGAAGCCGGTTGGCCAGCCAGTTCAATCCGCGCTGGCTCAAAACGATCAGAAGAATCGTCGCCAATAGAATCAGGCCGACGGTGATGACCGTACTGGTATCGATATCGTTGAATAGCTCGGCGTAGCGTTTGCGCTCTTCCATGAAACGTCCTAAAGCGGGTCGATGAGATAGTTACGCGAGGACAAAAGCTCGCGAACGCTGGTATACGCCAGAGGGGCTACCTGCCATCGCCCTTCGTAATGCGTGAGAACCCCCTGCCGGGACAGCACCATCCGCGCGTTGAGCGTCTCGGAGCGGGTGAACGGCACGACCTCGGGCAGTGCCTGGTCGCAAAGCCCGCCGTGGACGAGCAGCGAATGCAGCACGAGCGTGGCGACATCGCCGGTTTCATTGGTCAGCTCCGCTTCGTTTAGCGCATCGAGCAGCCAAAGCTCATCGTCGTGACCACTCTCTTCGATTGGCTCGCGAAGTTGCTCGCGCCAGTAGCTGCGCGCGATGCCGAGCTGGCCGCGACAGTGCACGGCCAGGTACTGCATATCGCTTTCGTGTTTATGCGTTTGCTGGCTCTCGACGGTCAGCGGTTCGCCGGTGCGCGTGCTGTAGACCGTGAGCGCCTGGTGCCCCGACCCCGCGCCGATGAAGTACTCGGCAAGCTGCTCCCCCTCCACGGCCTGCAGGGTCAATGTCGGCACGCTGTCCAGGCCGATGATGTGTTTGAGAAAAGCGTAGCTCCAGCTATCGCAGCCAATCACGCCCTGGCCAAGATGCCCACCGAGCGCGCGCTCCAGAAAGGCACGCACCCCCTGAATGCCGGCGTGATTGCGTAAAAAACAGCGCTCCAGCGCCGGTAGCGCCCAGCGCTGCTGACCGTCGAACGCCATGATCCAGTCGGTATCAGCCGCCAGCAGCGCCTCGACCGAGGGCGACTTAGCAAGCATCACCTGCTGGTCTCTGGCCCACTGGGAAACGATCTGCTGGTGCCCGCCGTAGGGAGGCGTGATGAAAATCACTACCGGCTGCTGATAAAACGTGCGATCGAGCGTCTCCCCCAGGGCAGTGGCCGGTCGGGACCAGTCGATGGGCGGGGCCAGGTGGGCCAGGCGCACTTCGGGAAGCTTTCTCAGCTTCTGCTCTTCGATCGCGTGTCGCTGGGCGGCGCGCTGTCCTGTGAGCCAGGTCTTTAGTGCGCGAACGTAGCGCTGACGGC
The window above is part of the Halomonas sp. GD1P12 genome. Proteins encoded here:
- a CDS encoding YebC/PmpR family DNA-binding transcriptional regulator, with translation MGRAFQNRKESMAKTAAAKTKVYSKYGREIYVVAKSGGTDPNGNLALRGLMERAKKDQVPSHVIDKALDKASGAGGEDFSTARYEGFGPGNAMVIVECLTDNPNRTFGDVRGCFTKTKSKIGTPGSVSHMFDHCAIFSFKGQDEEAVLEALMEADVDVTDIEQEEERITVFAPHTDYAKAKQALIDAFGELDFEADEIQFLPQTTTPVEGDDAVMFEKFFDMLNDLDDVQNVFHSAELPEQES
- a CDS encoding mechanosensitive ion channel family protein, coding for MEERKRYAELFNDIDTSTVITVGLILLATILLIVLSQRGLNWLANRLHGQLRFRVFALVPLTRLLILIAAIVLIVPMIIDPSLRNMVTLFGALGLAVGFALKDYVSSLIAGVVSAVELPYRPGDWVQIEDAYGEVKHVGMRTVHIQTPDDDLVAMPHLKLWDTPVYNANNGGPSLQCVTSFYLCVDDAAGWVRQALKDVALTSAYLRFDAPIIVVAEEKPWGTHYRIRAYPVDPRQQFLFITDLTVRAKQVLSQAGIKTAHLPPDTALDAGEVTSGPSKPRG